The Struthio camelus isolate bStrCam1 chromosome 15, bStrCam1.hap1, whole genome shotgun sequence nucleotide sequence CCGCGTGCCCGcgggggccgagccggcggcgTCCACGGCCCAGGCCTGGCAGGTGGCCACGCGAGGCGACCAGTTGGGAGGCGCCGCCGGTGCCAAAGCGCCTTTAATCCGcctcggccgggccggctcctcgctcctccctcgccggggcggccggggcggctgcaAAGCAGCCCTGAATGCCAGGAATTTGTCGCTATGCGCTGGGAAAGCTCGCTCCCCGCCAGCTGTCGGCGGCGCGagcggctgcgcggggcggccgccgctgcccgccccggggggcagccggggggccggGTCCCCCCCTCcgcgcgcgcggggcccggcgggccgcgGCCAGGCttcggcgcggcccggccgcctttGTGCCGGCCGCTTTTGTGCCGGCCGCCATTCCCACGTCGCGGCTTTTATctggcggcggaggggccggaggaaggaagaggggggcagcgagagggaagaaaagggctgggggggggggatggcggGAAGCGGCTCACGGCGGCCCTttgtgcgcggggccggggccggggccgcgcggcgctgTCCTGCCGGCAGCCCCTCGCCCGGCCGGGGCGCAGCAGCTCCGGAGACCCTGCCGCCCGGGCTCTCGTTGCATCGGTCCGCAGCGCTCTCCGAGGGGTGAACGGGAGCCGACTCTCGCCCCCagcaagggaaactgaggcacggcccgGCGGGAGGGCTGCCGGGACGGCCTCGGGGGCTCACCTCCGGCGAGGGAGCCGGTCTGGGGGCTCGAGGCCGTGCCTTGGAGggtgcgggccgggggggcggcggggcggaggcgATGCCTTTCTGCACCAGGCCGGAAAAGCTGGCGCGCTGCGTCACCTGGAGCCGCTGCCGGCTCGGCCCGCGCTCTGCCTGCCCGGGTTTGCGGCTCGATGGCGTTTTCTCGTCCTGGTTTATTTTGCCCCGAAAGCGGTGGGGCGATGCTCCGTGCCAAGAGGGGCCGCGCAGCTGATAATGAAGTTGGctccggccgtggggcagcatcCGCCCGGGGCGGCTCTTCCCCccggcccagggcagccggggaaactgaggcagccgGCGGGCTCGGTCCCTGCTTCGCTCCGCTTTCTCTCCCTCGCTCCGGAGGCTCTCGCGGGAGGCGTTTCGGCCCCGCCACTGCCTTGGCCGCGTCCCAGCCGCCGCCGGAGCGAGCCGCGGGAAGCGGGGGCGGGAGACCAAATCTGACAGAGGGCAGAGGGCACCGAAAACAACGCGAAAAAATCTGCGGCGGAGAAAGAGCAGAATAACAGCCTTTTCCGCCGCGGCGCAATGATTTGATTTGGCCAAATAAacatatttgaagaaaaacaacatattCTTCTCCTGGCCCCAAACCCACCGGATGTGCCGAGCGTTAAATGCAGTACCGTAGCCAAGAGGAATGCATTAGATTGAGGTGGGGTCAAAGAAACCATCATTTATCTACAGCGTATAGGAAAGGTTATGCGGGTAGCGTAATTCCCTTTGTCTGCGCCTCATTTGTCGGTTTCCCATTGCCAGTTTTGCCCCCTCCTCGCTTTTGCCCGTTCTTTCCCGTCTTGCTGCCTGGCTCGCTGCCCCTCCGCCCTCGCGGCTCTTCGCGCTGACGCCAGGGTACCCATCGGAGCTTCGGCGGCGGCGCGCCGAGCCGGGCGCAGGGGCGACCGCGCGCTGCGGCTAACGCGTGCTCATCAGGCTCACAGGCACGATCTCATCATAAACAGATaattgtatacttttttttttctttaggcgcCAAAGCCAGCAGCCTTCTTTGGAAACATAATTTTGTTACCACGAGAAAGAAGTTATAGTCAGCTGGTGAACGAACTACCTGGTAATTTCGCCGTTAGAGCTACCCTCTTAGGAGAAgtgggtttcttttttaatagctgaAACAATATCAAGAAGGCATTAAGGGAAAATAAGTGGTGCATGCCAGTGGCCCGCCAGGGACCCCAAATTTTCCCCTCCTTCATAACAGCGATGCAAGCCGCCCCCGTCTTGCAGACCTCCCGAGAGTCTGGTGCGGCGTCCTCGGTTTGCAGCCTGAACCGCTTTGCAGCAGCTTTTGGGTGAGACCCGGCCGGGCCCCTTCCCCGCCAGGCCAGGAGGGTTTCTGGCTCCCCGTGTCCGACTCCGCGGCCGCTTTGGGCAAAGCGAATCCCCCTCGGCCCCACCCGGCGGGGGCGACGCAGGTGGAAAGCGAGAGAGAAAGGGATGAATTCATGGACTAAGAGCGGGAGGGGGCCAAAGGCGCGACGGGGACCGGCCCCGCGCGAGCGCCCAGGGCAGAGCGCCGGGCCCGGCTGGGAAAATCGCCTGGAACAGCCTGGCACAATGAGGCCTTGTGGCTCGCGGGCGATGACGGGAATTAGGCCTGACAGCCCCtcggccgggagcggagccgcgcggccccgcggcgcccccgggAGCCGCAAGCCCAGCGAGGTACCACCCCCGGCACAAAGCAGGGACACGGGCGGCGCGAGAAACGCTCTTCTTTCTTTAATACGGACGTTTCGCAACCCGCAAGAGGCAAATACAACCATTTcttctacaccacggaaaaacgCCGCCGGCACTACGCAGCGCTGGGGGGCAGCGGGActgggcccggccgcggggccgcgtaGCCCTGGGCACCCACTTTAGATTAGCATCTCCCTCAGCACGGATTtcttctacaaaataaaaaacacgCCTTACAAATACAGtttagtttatattaaaaaaaaaaaaaaaaggtctcaaaTTTGGTATCGTTATAACTTTAGTGCACATACGACGCCCCCCGTGGTCAGCAAGCCCTCCCCAAGCCGGCGGGTGCTGCCGCCGCGCGGACCCGGACTGAAACCCTCTGTCCCgcggccggctcgcccccgcgcCCAGCGCCCCGAAACGCATCGCTTTGGTTCTGcggcccccccgcctccccaGGGCGGGCAACGCCGGAAACCCCTccgcttcgccgccgccgccagctgccCTCTGCACCTCCCGCCTCGCTCCTTCGGCCTCGCTCCTCTTCCTCGGCCAGGGCTGAGCGGGAGCAGccgccccagcccccagccccggccccgtccccgcggccggCAGacgcgcgctgccgccccgctcccgctctCGCCCTCCACCCTTCGACGTCGCAAATCCACCTCCCGGCCACCCCGGCGCTTCCCCCCGCGCCCGTTCCCAGCCCgctgccccgccggcggccgccccgcgcctggGGGGGCaacgacggcggcggcgggggggggggcgtgccACCCCCTGCTGCCCCGCGGGGCGCAACGCCGGTGCGCCTCGGAAAACCCCTTCCCGCCGGAGCAGGTTTTCGCAGGGCGGCCGAGGCGTCCCGGCGCCCTGCGGGCACcttgccgcccgcccgcccgccgcccgccggcgccgtTCCCGGCAGCGCCCTCAGTCCAGGGGGAACTCGCAGGGGTtctggcgggcgcgccgcgcgcCCTCGTAGATGCGCCGGAAGTCCTTGTAGCGGGGCGCGCAGCTGAGCCAGGCCTCGCCGAAGTGCAGCCAGCCCGTGAAGAGGAAGGTGCCGGGGCCCGGCTTGACGCCGCAGCGCAGCGGCGTGCGCatgctgccgcccgccgcctggAACAGCGGCAGCTTCTGCCGGTGGACGCGCGCCGCGCTCACGCCGATCACCGACTCCTGCAGCTCGGCGTCGTTGGCGACGCTCCGGATGTTGCCGCGGACCACTGCGGGCgaaggagggcggcggggggggggggagtgagggcagccccccccccccaaccccgccggcGCGCCCGGCCCTTGGCGAAAGGGAGCTGCGGAGCTGCCCGGCTCCGCGTTCGGCTTCCCCgcgacggggcggccgcggacCCCCGCCCACCCCGAGCCTCCCTGCGCCGCTCAGCGGCTAACGGAGCGCGCGGGGATAGCTGGCAACGGCCCCCCCAGGGCTTGGCCACGCGCCGAGGGTTTCCCGGCCGCCGCTGCGGCACCCGGCCCTGTTCGCCCCTtccagcgcggggccgggctccgcCGTGAGGGGCGCTGGGCACCACGGCTCTCCGAGGGGCCGGGGCACGACGGGGCCGGGCTCAGCCTCTCGGAGCGGCCCGCTGTCCCCAGGGACGGGGGTCTGGGTCTCCGCggagcccgcccccccccccaccccgcagagCGGATGGAGACGGAAGAGGGAGACGGGGCCTCCGAGGAGGCTGCACTCACCGAAGTCACTAGTGCAAATGGCCATCAGGATCTCGGTGTCGTTGCACGGCCGGCACGCGCCTGCAGCGGGCAAGCACAGGGCGGTCAGGGCGCCGCCAGCGCCTCCTCCCCGCGGCCGACTTCGCGGCCCAGCTCCGGGCAAGGGGTCGCGGCCCCtcgccagcccctggccctcGAGGAGGCAGGAATTTTGACCCCCTTTcggaggtggggagctgagggtcCTCAGCCGGCCGCCGAAACGAAGGGGCTCAAACACCTTGGGCCCCAGGAGGCTACGGGACTCGGCCGAGGCCAggcagcggcggctcccggccccgagGAGCCCTCGCCTGGGCACGCCAGCCCGCTCCACGCGCCCGGGCTcgccgccggggccaggcacgcCGACGACGGCGCGAGGCACCCGGCGCCGCAGGAGCCCTTCTTTGAGCcctggctgccgccgccggcgggcgctCACCTTCgccgctgaggctgccggagGGCAGAGCGAGGCGGGCGCGCCAGTCGGCCCGCAGCTCGTAGCGCAGGGCGGCGATGCGGCGGCTGATGTCGGGGTGCAGGGTGGACTGCAGGAAGAGGGCCACCTTGTCGCGCGGCAGCCAGCTGAAGCAGCGCACGCGGGGCCGGAGGGAGGCGTCCGCCTccgccagcagcagctccagcagcccgtCCCTCTCCAGGTAGATCTGAGCCCCCCGGAAGGTGCTGGAGGGCTTGATGCAGGCGGTGACGTGGCCGGGGCTCTTGCCGTGGCCGGCGGCCGCCGTGGGCAGCCGGGGCGAGAGGCTGAGGCGCAGCGCCCCGGTCGGGTAGAGCCATTCCAGCGAGCCCTCGGCGCAGTGCAGCGAGAGCTGCTCCACGCTGCCCGCCTCCTGCGACAGGCCGCTGCGGGGGACAAGCAAGGAGGCCGCGTCAGCCCGGGGCGCCTCCgcggggctcccgctccccccggggggggccgccgccgccgcgctcccggggccGCGCGGAAGCAGGTGCCCGTGCCCAGGCGCCCGCGTCGCGGGTGCCAGCCCGACGCTCGCCCTCCCGGGGAGCCGCAGGGGTCCTGCGCCGGTGCCcttccccggggctccccgctCGGCACGTGCCCGGGGTCCCGCGGTTCCTCTCTCGCAAACGCTGCCCGCTGGCGTTTTCCCCACGGTTACGACGTCCCTAACTCGGCGGGATTTTGACCAGCACAAGAGCTGGCACCCGACCGGCCACAACCCAGGGACTCGCGGGGGGGCATCTGAGGGAGGGAGTCGAGAGCTCAAAGGAAAAGGATCGCAGTCCCAACGCACTCCTCTGATTTGGGGTACAATCTCCTGATCCGGGGGGAGGCTCGCGTCGCTGGAGCCGCGGCACCTTGCTGGCAGCCGGGGCAGAGGCTCAGCCAGGGCTGCCGGCTGCGCAGCTCTCCCTTGCGCCCGGTACAGCTCCGAAGCCTGCGCCGCCGAGGCCCGTGCAGCCCTGGCGTCATTTCTTGGCCtcttcccctgccccttccccttggctgatttaaaaagaaaaacctcgaGCGGGTCGTGCGGGATGCTGGGGAGGGTTAGGTGGTTTACGCCAGGCTTGTGCTAAACGCACCAGTGTCCAGACTCAGGGCTTGgctgtttttttaattgcatttctaGCTTTTTCGGAGAAACTCAGAGCCAGGAGGCTTTTGCAGAGCTGGGTACGCGCCGTGCTGGCCCTTTCCTCCGCAGCCTCACGCAGGCAAAGGCAGCGCTGTCCCCTGACCGGCAGCGGGGCTTTGCCTCGCTTCCCCGTCTGCTCCTACCTGTTGCACGAGGGGGAGGCGAGGGCTGCGCGAGCTCGCTGGCGGCGGCCGGCCCAGCCTGCCCGCTTTGTCCCCGGCCGCGCGAGAGGCTGCGCGGCCCCTGCCTCGGCCCTGCCGCAGCCCCTCCTGGCGGGCCCGGGCTCTTTGTTCCAGAGCTCAGCGCCTGTCCGCGGCGCTGCCCCGTGCGAGGCTGCGTTTCGAGGTGCTGGGACGGTTTTGGAGCCCCTTGAGCCCCCCTCCCAGCTGGAGATCCCAGCAGCCGTCGTTTCGGAGGCAGCCCCGCAGCCGGGGTAGCGGGGGGCTCgggcgggccgggcgcccgctGTGCTCACCTgcgcagggaggaagatgaagggaGGCTCACGGAGAAGGCTCCGGATAAAGGCAGGGAAGCAGCGGGGAGCCGTGCGGGGCTCGGGCGCTCTGGGGCTGCTCCCCGGCCCTGGCACcggtggggaaaccgaggcaggcgCCCGCCGGCGAGCGCCGAGCCGCGGGAGCGCCCGGCCGGCACCGAGGGAGCGCGGAGCAGCGGGAAGAGGCCGGGCAAGCcctggcggccgcgggcagggTGATGGGCGGCGGGGGAAGgacgccggggccggcgggagggcggcgcgggcagcccggcTCCTGCTCGCGGGGCCGCCAGGctccgccggctccgcgccggtGGCGGCCCCGGCTCAGCGGGCGGCACCGGGCACCGCgcagcggccgcggcggagggATGCTCAGCTCCGGCGCGGCGGGACCGGGCACCGGCAGCGGGcgtggggcggcgcggccggggctggggccgacgtgcgcggggccggcggggggcacctgccggcggcacggcgcggcacgggTCGGGAccggggagccccgcggcgcctACCTGCCCCTCCAGCTGCACTGATCCGCCGAGTAGCTGCCGAGCGCCGCGCCCAGCCCGGCCAGGCACAGCGCCCACAGCGCCCACATCGCCGCCGCTCCGCTGCCTCCCGCCGCACCGGGCGCtcagacggcggcggcggcggcgcagggcgggccgggcgccccgcggcggcagcggcggcggcggcgcccgggggcgcggagggcggcggcggcggccccggccatGCCCGcagcccgcgcggcgccgcgcaccggccccgccgccccggggcgggcccggccccgccaatCCGCGCCGCGCCCCGAAACTTTCGGCCAatggcggcggcgagcggcgccggggcggggccagcggccccgggcgccgcgggggggcgaggccgcgggcggggcggcgccgggacccccgggacctCCGCGCATCCCCGGCCCCGtgcgcgcccccccggcccggcacccccgagcccccccggccccggttcCGCGTGCTCCGGCGGGAGGggcgccccggggtgccccggcAGCAGGCCGCGGCGCAGCGGGCGCATCCCGGGTGCGGGCAGCCCGGACGGCTGCGTGCCCAGGGGTACCTGCCGCCCGGGCTGCCCGCACCCACCCGCGCAGGGGCGCCGTTATAATCCGGGAGAGCGGAGCTGAACGACGTTGCCGGCCTCAGGCACGAGGGCTAAACAGCCGCTGTAGCACAGCGTAACAGGGCTGAGAGCCCCGCCAGCGGCAGCGGGCCGGTCCGGGTCCGCCTGTCCCGGTCACCGCTCATCTCCGACAAAGGGTAAATGCCAAGGCTGCGCTTCCAGGGCACGGTcggatgcagcagcagctcctgtcgATGTAATTTCTGTGATTTATCAGCAGCGTTTATAACCGCCGGGAagcgccggggctcagcccggGGCTGCTCGGCCtgcggaggccgcggcggcgcagcgggcTCGGGTGCAGGGAGCGCATCCGCCTCGCCCCGCGCCCCTGCGATGAGCTGTATCTTCGGGAGAgtcaagccccccccccccccgctttcccCCCCTTCCCAAAGCTGCtcctaattatttcatttttttcccctgcagacaCCATTGTGCCAGGACCACAAACCCTGCAATTAATTAAGTTTCCATCGAGTGACAGCCCGCCAAAATGTTTGAAATAAACACCGAACAATTGCGATGCAATGATACAGGCGAGAGAACAAAGTCCCCCGAGAGAGGGTGGAGCGGAATGGAAATGAGGGATTGTAAATTTGGCCGGCAGAAAGAAAGCGAGGAAGGAGGGGACGGGCAGGGGGCTGGGCCGCCGAGGCAGAGGCAGAGCGGGATTCAGAGCCCTCCGGCCATGAAATGACACTGAAAGAAGTCAATCTGCTGGAATCCATGGAAAATGAGGGCCGTGGCGCCTACTCGAGCCCGTGTCCAAGCCCGGTTTAAGGTGGCGCGGCCAGGGGCCGGGGGCCTGCGGCACGCTACGGTCTAGccacggcgggcggggggacGGCCAGGCTGGGGTGTGCCGGGCATCTCGGGTCCGAGCTGTCGGCCGTGGCATGGGGTGCACGGGCAGGGTGCCGCCTCGCttgccggggcgccctgccccgctcccggccccgcggcagccccggctctCAGCGCGCTGCTGGCTCCGCGGCAGGCGCCCCTGCTgccgccacggccctgccgggCCGGGTCTGCTCTGTGATCCGCCCCGAAGCTACTTCAGCAGAGAAAGCAAGCTCCGTGCCGCCGGGCCACTGCGCACCTGCGGCAGCGCCGGCGGAGGGCAGGCCGCCGGCGGGGCGTTGCATTGCACGGCAGCGCCCGGAGCAGCACCGTGCCCCGGCaaggcgggcgggcgccgggctgccgcggCAGGGCCACGTGTCTCTGCCGGGGCGTGTGGCACTCCTGACCGCTGTGCCGGCTGTGAACATCCTTGCTCCACCTTAACGGGGTGCGAAACCTCCTTGCCAGCTTGTCAACCCAGCTGGGCACCACCGGGTGCCGGGGTGCCGCTGGCCCCTGCTGAGCATCCATCGCCTCCGCGGCTGGGCGGCAGGCGCGGGGGTGAACGCTGGCCCCCAACGCAGGGGCGTCCGGAGGAAAGGCAAAGGTGCTGCTGGCTTGGGGGGTCTGGCAGCCGCCAGCCCAGGTCTCGGCGTGAGGTTGCCGGTTCTCTGCAGGGAGGGAGCATCGGCTCGTCCTGGGCTTGCACGGCGCCTAGCGCAGCGTGGGCCGGGCCGCTTCCTGCAAGAGCTGCGCGTGGGCAGCCGGCAGCAACGACGTGCTCCCCAGGGACTTTGGCCGGGAGCTCCAGATGGAGCCGGGCACCCCTCTGCGCGCTCCCGCAGTCCTGCTCCCTCGGCATGTTTCGGCTCCCGTGGGAGGACGGCCCTGCTGCCGCACCGTGGCTGCCCTGGTAGCCGCCCGGTCGCTCTGTGCGGAGCCAGTCCCGCGccagggcgctgccggggggtgGTGGGCGCCGGGGCTCCTGGGGCGTCGCGTCCGTTGTGCCGAGCAGGGCATCCCGATGCGACAGGCGCAGGTTGCGCTGGGACACTTCTGCCTTCAGAAAGGCTTTTCGCCTTATTCTgccaaagggagagaaaagcacaCGAGTGCGAATTTggcagggcggccgggggcgggagggcagccgggcgccccgctcccgctggcgcccgTCCCTGCCACGGGATGCCTTTGATCTCAAGCAAGACTGGCAGGCGTTTCTTTCCATGGTGCCGATGGCATGCTGCGGTCCTCCCCTGCGCTGGCCCTGGACGTGGGCGCGCGCCGGACACCTTCCCGCGCCAGGGCCACGCGCGTCCAGGCCCCCGCGCGCCCACGCCGTGTcgccccctcgcctgccccagcccccagccGGGAGCTGGGTTCAGGCCTCATCCATCACAGCCGTCACCACTTTCACCTTGCTGCAACCGCAGCCTTCCCGCACCTCTGGTGGCCGGGCCAGGCCTCCTCGATGTGGGGAGGGTCAGcggggggctgaggggcagcagggggctgggtgctggggagcagagggtgtggggtgcagggagcAGATGGGTGCTGGGGCACAGAGGGGTGCACGGACTGGTCCGTGCCAGCCTGAGGCTTTCATTCCTCCCttgggggccggggctggggctggggctggggccgggtgtTTCATCAGTGCAGGGGGCGGCCTGCACCCCGGGCCGGCTGCTGGGGACGGGATGGGCAGCAGGGGCTGCAGCTGATGCGACCGGCTCGGCGCAGGGCCCAGTGTCCCCCCGCCGGCTCGGGAACACCCGTGCGTCACCCTGGGGCTTGGCGGCGGCAGTGAGGGGGCGACGCTGGAGCCCACCAGCATGCCCCACTGCCGGTGCACCGGGAAGAAAACCCCCAAGTGCCGGCGGGCTCcctgtgcccggggccggggagcggcggctgcagcctggccgcggccagcagcccccgGGCTGGGCGCCAGGCTCGCTGGCTGCCGCTTCCTCCGGCTCCGgcctgctttgcttttccctccTGCTGAACGGTCCGGGTGGGTCCGGCCGCGCTGAGCTCCCGACTCGGTGCCCGGCGAGCGCGCTGCCCCGAGCGCTTCTGCGGAGCGGCAGCCGCTTCGCCAGTGCCCGCGGCACCGCGGTCAGCAGGCgctgcgcccccagccccgggcggGCGCTGGGATGCCCTGgaggcgcccggcgccgcgggcttGCAGTGCCCTCTTGTGACTGCGggccggccgggctggcagcCCGCTCCCAAGGGTGCTGCAGCCTGCTTCGGCCGCTTCTCCCGCCAGGCTGCGGATCCCCAGCGGGACTTCTCCTCTTCCGGGAAGTGCGCGGGGGCTGCACGCCCCGAgcccccccgccgctccgcctGCCGTGGgccacctgcgtgctgaggcttCGCCGCCGAGCTGTGGCACCCATCGCCCCGGCGTGCCGAGAGGGTCCCCGCGGCTGCTGGGAGCCTGCGGGCGGTCTCGGGCCCCTGCCGGCGCGGCGTCACGGGCGGCAATGGCTGGTGCTGGAGCAGCCCTGGGGAGCTCTCCCGCAGCCTTGCTGAGACCGAGAGGCTGAGATTTATCAGCTCTCCCCCCGCCGGCTGGGGTCCGCCTCACCAGGACTGCGTTTTGGAGCAGGGATGGCACCGCTATGGTTCCCTACCCTGTAGGAGGGGACAGCCAGTGGGGCCGTGGTGGGGTGTGGGGAAAGGCCTCATGGCCCCTGCGGGTGTCCACCCATCTTAGCCCCACTCCGGGT carries:
- the METRN gene encoding meteorin produces the protein MWALWALCLAGLGAALGSYSADQCSWRGSGLSQEAGSVEQLSLHCAEGSLEWLYPTGALRLSLSPRLPTAAAGHGKSPGHVTACIKPSSTFRGAQIYLERDGLLELLLAEADASLRPRVRCFSWLPRDKVALFLQSTLHPDISRRIAALRYELRADWRARLALPSGSLSGEGACRPCNDTEILMAICTSDFVVRGNIRSVANDAELQESVIGVSAARVHRQKLPLFQAAGGSMRTPLRCGVKPGPGTFLFTGWLHFGEAWLSCAPRYKDFRRIYEGARRARQNPCEFPLD